In Nocardioides cavernae, a single genomic region encodes these proteins:
- a CDS encoding GerMN domain-containing protein, with translation MTRHRTVRVARVARVLGLVTVAALLAGCVRMPTSGPVVESEGTSGSQDAPGISFDPRPPQAGQATAEVVEGFFEAMKATPVSVSVARQFLSREAAEAWVPEQQIITYAELGDPTAGTSVRVPLTDVNTYDARGAWQRTSGGAILSLGLVKEDGEWRIDEVPDALIVPETWFDDWYERASLYYFDPTTEIMVPEPVFVPRGDQFASSLVRGLLTRSSSDLEDVTRSYFPPGTTHGLSVPITSGIAQVSLSGDPDAVDELTAQRMLAQLVWTLRQEPRIGAVQLSIGGRTIVGPSGSPQVSLQFGSGYDPNGVPATTDLFALDKGMVVTGPMGELAPTLGPLGQEESGYDLRSIGVSLSGVRLAGVTSTGSELVVAPTESPTGEVATVILGAVDLAAPHWDYRDRIWVLDRNNGRARVFQVVDGAAGEVVVPGLTGRRLTELIVSRDGSRLVAVVRTGKADRVVSVRVRHDSAGAVAGFTRPQVLPEPAEGTARIRDIAWRSPTTVSVLRDIITEGLSQVRTVSVDGAPGEISTGGTTSLRGRIRTLVSSPVELVEAYAVAGRSVFALTRPERSVPDLPPGLRSLTYVG, from the coding sequence ATGACGAGGCATCGCACCGTCCGGGTGGCGCGGGTCGCGCGCGTGCTCGGCCTGGTGACGGTCGCCGCGCTGCTGGCGGGCTGCGTGCGGATGCCGACCTCGGGCCCGGTCGTCGAGTCGGAGGGCACCAGCGGCTCCCAGGACGCGCCCGGCATCTCCTTCGACCCCCGACCCCCGCAGGCCGGCCAGGCGACCGCCGAGGTGGTCGAGGGCTTCTTCGAGGCGATGAAGGCCACCCCGGTCAGCGTCAGCGTGGCACGCCAGTTCCTCTCCCGGGAGGCGGCGGAGGCGTGGGTGCCCGAGCAGCAGATCATCACCTACGCCGAGCTCGGCGACCCGACGGCCGGCACCTCCGTGCGCGTGCCGCTGACCGACGTCAACACCTACGACGCGCGCGGCGCCTGGCAGCGGACCAGCGGTGGCGCCATCCTCTCCCTCGGCCTGGTCAAGGAGGACGGCGAGTGGCGCATCGACGAGGTGCCCGACGCCCTCATCGTGCCGGAGACGTGGTTCGACGACTGGTACGAGCGGGCCTCGCTCTACTACTTCGACCCCACGACCGAGATCATGGTCCCCGAGCCGGTGTTCGTGCCCCGCGGTGACCAGTTCGCGTCGTCGCTGGTGCGCGGGCTGCTGACCAGGTCGTCCTCGGACCTCGAGGACGTCACGCGCAGCTACTTCCCACCGGGCACCACGCACGGTCTCTCGGTGCCGATCACCTCCGGCATCGCGCAGGTCTCGCTCTCCGGCGACCCGGACGCAGTGGACGAGCTGACCGCCCAGCGGATGCTGGCCCAGCTCGTCTGGACGCTTCGGCAGGAGCCGCGCATCGGTGCCGTCCAGCTCAGCATCGGCGGTCGGACGATCGTCGGGCCCAGCGGCTCCCCCCAGGTCAGCCTGCAGTTCGGCAGCGGCTACGACCCCAACGGCGTGCCCGCCACCACCGACCTGTTCGCGCTCGACAAGGGAATGGTCGTCACCGGACCCATGGGTGAGCTCGCCCCCACCCTCGGCCCGCTCGGGCAGGAGGAGTCCGGCTACGACCTGCGCTCGATCGGAGTCAGCCTCTCCGGCGTCCGCCTGGCGGGGGTCACCTCCACGGGCTCGGAGCTGGTGGTGGCGCCGACCGAGTCGCCCACCGGTGAGGTGGCGACCGTCATCCTCGGAGCCGTCGACCTGGCCGCACCGCACTGGGACTACCGCGACCGCATCTGGGTGCTCGACCGCAACAACGGCCGCGCGCGGGTGTTCCAGGTTGTCGACGGGGCGGCCGGGGAGGTGGTCGTGCCGGGGCTCACCGGGCGCCGCCTCACGGAGCTGATCGTCTCGCGCGACGGCAGCCGGCTGGTGGCCGTCGTGCGGACCGGCAAGGCGGACCGCGTGGTCTCGGTGCGGGTCCGGCACGACTCCGCCGGGGCCGTGGCCGGGTTCACCAGGCCGCAGGTGCTGCCGGAGCCCGCGGAGGGCACTGCGCGGATCCGGGACATCGCCTGGCGCTCGCCCACGACGGTGTCGGTGCTGAGGGACATCATCACCGAGGGCCTCTCGCAGGTGCGCACGGTCTCCGTGGACGGGGCCCCGGGCGAGATCTCGACCGGAGGCACGACGAGCCTGCGCGGACGCATCCGCACGCTGGTGTCCTCCCCGGTGGAACTCGTCGAGGCCTATGCCGTGGCCGGGCGATCCGTGTTCGCCCTGACCCGGCCCGAGCGCTCGGTGCCCGACCTGCCGCCCGGCCTGAGGTCGCTCACCTACGTCGGCTGA
- the mtrB gene encoding MtrAB system histidine kinase MtrB, giving the protein MRDRLPPVLRHGPAFWRRSVQARVVVSTVLLSAAVVGIVGWFLMQQTRDGLLDHRVEAVVQEAEGETEAARAALAATPGIDADESAQQQALVEPIQARGTTRGFAVVLSPPVDEGVRLADGGAKFTEGLDLASVPESLEARFDSLSPTAWTFTDIRTTRPIQGLPDGPGIVVGSQVRLPADDNTYTLYYLYPLAEQEETLALVSRAMLVAGVPLLLLVALLTWLVTRQVVTPIRMARRVAERLAAGQLQERLRVTGEDDLARLATSFNQMASNLQKQIRQLEELSRLQRRFVSDVSHELRTPITTVRMASDVIHDAKPFLDPVTGRAAELLQKELDRFETLLADLLEISRFDAGAAVLETEDVDLVDVVRRVVDMTSVLAAQRDTRVVLHDPGTPCVAEADVRRVERIVRNLVTNAIDHAECRDVEIFVGADLQSAAIAVRDHGVGLGPGESAMVFNRFWRADPARARTSGGTGLGLSISLEDTHLHGGWLQAWGRPGEGAQFRLTLPRRLGTQLRHSPLPLVPVDARETA; this is encoded by the coding sequence ATGCGTGACCGGCTCCCACCGGTGCTGCGGCACGGGCCCGCCTTCTGGCGGCGCTCGGTGCAGGCGCGCGTCGTGGTCAGCACGGTCCTGCTCTCGGCGGCGGTCGTCGGCATCGTCGGCTGGTTCCTCATGCAGCAGACCCGTGACGGGCTGCTCGACCACCGGGTCGAGGCCGTGGTGCAGGAGGCGGAGGGCGAGACCGAGGCGGCCCGCGCGGCGCTGGCCGCCACGCCCGGCATCGACGCCGACGAGTCGGCCCAGCAGCAGGCGCTCGTCGAGCCGATCCAGGCGCGCGGCACCACGCGCGGATTCGCCGTGGTGCTGTCCCCGCCGGTCGACGAGGGCGTCCGGCTGGCTGACGGCGGCGCGAAGTTCACCGAGGGCCTCGACCTGGCCAGCGTCCCGGAGTCTCTCGAGGCCCGCTTCGACTCGCTCTCCCCGACGGCCTGGACCTTCACCGACATCCGCACGACGCGGCCGATCCAGGGCCTGCCCGACGGCCCCGGCATCGTGGTCGGCAGCCAGGTCCGGCTCCCCGCCGACGACAACACCTACACGCTCTACTACCTCTACCCGCTCGCCGAGCAGGAGGAGACGCTCGCGCTCGTCTCGCGGGCGATGCTCGTCGCCGGCGTGCCGCTGCTGCTGCTCGTGGCGTTGCTGACCTGGCTGGTGACCCGCCAGGTCGTGACGCCGATCCGGATGGCCCGCCGGGTCGCCGAGCGCCTGGCGGCCGGCCAGCTCCAGGAGCGCCTGCGCGTCACCGGTGAGGACGACCTGGCGCGGCTCGCGACGTCGTTCAACCAGATGGCCTCCAACCTCCAGAAGCAGATCCGGCAGCTGGAGGAGCTCAGCCGGCTCCAGCGGCGCTTCGTCTCCGACGTCTCCCACGAGCTGCGCACGCCCATCACCACCGTGCGGATGGCCAGCGACGTCATCCACGACGCCAAGCCGTTCCTCGACCCGGTCACCGGTCGCGCGGCCGAGCTGCTCCAGAAGGAGCTCGACCGCTTCGAGACGCTCCTGGCCGACCTGCTCGAGATCAGCCGTTTCGACGCGGGGGCGGCGGTGCTCGAGACGGAGGACGTCGACCTGGTCGACGTCGTCCGCCGCGTGGTCGACATGACCTCGGTGCTCGCCGCCCAGCGCGACACCCGTGTGGTGCTGCACGACCCCGGCACGCCGTGCGTCGCGGAGGCCGACGTACGCCGGGTGGAGCGGATCGTGCGCAACCTCGTCACCAACGCCATCGACCACGCCGAGTGCCGCGACGTCGAGATCTTCGTCGGCGCCGACCTCCAGTCCGCCGCCATCGCGGTCCGGGACCACGGTGTGGGCCTCGGGCCGGGGGAGTCCGCGATGGTCTTCAACCGGTTCTGGCGCGCCGACCCGGCGCGGGCCCGCACGAGCGGCGGCACCGGGCTCGGCCTGTCGATCTCGCTCGAGGACACCCACCTGCACGGCGGGTGGCTCCAGGCGTGGGGCCGTCCCGGCGAGGGTGCCCAGTTCCGCCTGACGCTGCCCCGCCGGCTCGGCACCCAGCTGCGCCACTCGCCGCTGCCTCTGGTCCCCGTCGACGCTCGGGAGACGGCATGA
- the mtrA gene encoding MtrAB system response regulator MtrA, with protein MTDFAEPARGSVLVVDDDPSLAEMLSIVLRQEGFDSRIVGRGDVALDAFRDYKPDLVLLDLMLPGKDGIDVCKEIRAESGVPIVMLTAKGDTIDVVVGLESGADDYIVKPFKPKELIARVRARVRRHDVTPGEGLTIGDVSIDVAGHSVARAGEPINLTPLEFDLLVCLARKPWQVFTREVLLEQVWGYRHSADTRLVNVHVQRLRSKVEHDPENPEVVVTVRGVGYKAGKS; from the coding sequence ATGACCGACTTCGCCGAACCAGCGCGTGGCAGCGTGCTCGTCGTCGACGACGACCCCTCCCTGGCGGAGATGTTGTCCATCGTCCTGCGCCAGGAGGGGTTCGACAGCCGCATCGTCGGGCGTGGTGACGTGGCCCTCGACGCGTTCCGCGACTACAAGCCCGACCTGGTGCTGCTCGACCTGATGCTCCCCGGCAAGGACGGCATCGACGTCTGCAAGGAGATCCGCGCCGAGTCCGGCGTGCCGATCGTGATGCTCACCGCGAAGGGCGACACCATCGACGTGGTCGTCGGCCTGGAGTCCGGCGCCGACGACTACATCGTCAAGCCGTTCAAGCCCAAGGAGCTCATCGCGCGCGTCCGTGCGCGGGTGCGCCGCCACGACGTCACTCCCGGCGAGGGACTGACCATCGGTGACGTGTCGATCGACGTGGCGGGCCACTCGGTGGCCCGTGCGGGTGAGCCGATCAACCTGACCCCGCTCGAGTTCGACCTGCTGGTGTGCCTCGCGCGCAAGCCGTGGCAGGTCTTCACGCGCGAGGTGCTGCTCGAGCAGGTCTGGGGCTACCGCCACAGTGCCGACACCCGGCTCGTCAACGTGCACGTCCAGCGCCTGCGCTCCAAGGTCGAGCACGACCCGGAGAACCCGGAGGTCGTCGTGACCGTCCGTGGCGTGGGCTACAAGGCCGGCAAGTCCTAG
- the ahcY gene encoding adenosylhomocysteinase has translation MDFKVADLNLAAYGRKEIELAEHEMPGLMAMRERYGKEQPLKGARIAGSLHMTIQTAVLIETLAALGADIRWATCNIFSTQDHAAAAVVVGRPSTGGTPEDPKGVPVFAWKGESLAEYWDEAEKVFDFAEGGPNMLLDDGGDITMLLHLGVEYEKAGAVPSQDSTDNEEFKEVLRVLARSLEADPQRWTKRAPMVKGVSEETTTGVLRLYERFKEGTLLFPAINVNDSVTKSKFDNKYGCRHSLVDGINRATDVMIGGKVAVVCGYGDVGKGSAESLRGQGARVIVTEIDPICALQAAMDGYEVKRLDSVVETADIFITTTGNFDIITVEHFHKMKHQAIVGNIGHFDNEINMAGLARIPGIVKDEIKPQVHQWIFPGEDGKPGKKVIVLSEGRLLNLGNATGHPSFVMSNSFTNQVLAQIDLFTKADSYELGVHVLPKHLDEEVARLHLDALGVELTELSKEQAGYLGVPVEGPYKPEHYRY, from the coding sequence ATGGACTTCAAGGTCGCCGACCTCAACCTCGCCGCCTACGGCCGCAAGGAGATCGAGCTCGCCGAGCACGAGATGCCGGGCCTGATGGCCATGCGCGAGCGCTACGGCAAGGAGCAGCCCCTCAAGGGGGCGCGCATCGCGGGCTCGCTGCACATGACGATCCAGACCGCCGTGCTGATCGAGACCCTCGCGGCCCTCGGCGCGGACATCCGCTGGGCCACCTGCAACATCTTCTCCACCCAGGACCACGCCGCCGCCGCGGTCGTCGTCGGCCGCCCGTCCACGGGGGGCACCCCCGAGGACCCGAAGGGCGTTCCGGTCTTCGCGTGGAAGGGTGAGAGCCTCGCCGAGTACTGGGACGAGGCCGAGAAGGTCTTCGACTTCGCCGAGGGCGGCCCCAACATGCTGCTCGACGACGGCGGCGACATCACGATGCTGCTGCACCTCGGTGTCGAGTACGAGAAGGCGGGCGCCGTCCCGTCGCAGGACTCCACCGACAACGAGGAGTTCAAGGAGGTGCTGCGCGTGCTGGCCCGCTCGCTCGAGGCCGACCCGCAGCGCTGGACCAAGCGCGCCCCCATGGTCAAGGGAGTCTCCGAGGAGACCACGACCGGCGTGCTGCGGCTCTACGAGCGCTTCAAGGAGGGCACCCTCCTCTTCCCGGCGATCAACGTCAACGACTCGGTCACCAAGTCCAAGTTCGACAACAAGTACGGCTGCCGCCACTCGCTCGTCGACGGCATCAACCGCGCCACCGACGTGATGATCGGCGGCAAGGTCGCCGTCGTCTGCGGCTACGGCGACGTCGGCAAGGGCTCGGCGGAGTCGCTGCGCGGTCAGGGTGCCCGCGTCATCGTCACCGAGATCGACCCCATCTGCGCGCTGCAGGCCGCGATGGACGGATACGAGGTCAAGCGCCTCGACTCGGTCGTCGAGACCGCCGACATCTTCATCACCACGACCGGCAACTTCGACATCATCACCGTCGAGCACTTCCACAAGATGAAGCACCAGGCGATCGTCGGCAACATCGGTCACTTCGACAACGAGATCAACATGGCGGGCCTCGCCAGGATCCCGGGCATCGTCAAGGACGAGATCAAGCCGCAGGTCCACCAGTGGATCTTCCCCGGCGAGGACGGCAAGCCCGGCAAGAAGGTCATCGTGCTGTCGGAGGGCCGCCTGCTCAACCTTGGCAACGCCACCGGCCACCCGTCGTTCGTCATGTCGAACTCCTTCACCAACCAGGTGCTGGCCCAGATCGACCTGTTCACCAAGGCCGACTCCTACGAGCTGGGCGTGCACGTGCTGCCCAAGCACCTCGACGAGGAGGTCGCCCGGCTGCACCTCGACGCCCTCGGCGTCGAGCTGACCGAGCTCTCCAAGGAGCAGGCCGGCTACCTCGGCGTCCCGGTCGAGGGTCCGTACAAGCCCGAGCACTACCGCTACTGA
- a CDS encoding DUF808 domain-containing protein encodes MAGGLFALLDDVAALARIAAASVDDVGAAAGRASAKAAGVVVDDTAVTPQYLHGSAAERELPIIKQIAIGSLRNKLLFILPAAVLLGQFLPWLLPVILIFGGGFLAYEGAHKVHERLTGHSTEAEEDVSEAGEFTPEHEKRTIANAVRTDFILSAEIMVIALKEVVSSDPDASIWMRAIVLAVVAVLITVLVYGVVALIVKMDDVGLALSKRDSRASQRIGHGMVGFMPKLLAGISLIGTLAMLWVGGHIFLVSLYEIGGHDGLLEGTALGDALHAPYDLLHHWEEDVHHAIGGALGSLVGWLLNTLVSALVGLVVGFVVLYALRVFGIGAHGDEHGSEHGSEHGSEHASEHGGEDVTERGGEHGADHVPTGSEGRGGATGSTPADPPPEDSPNR; translated from the coding sequence ATGGCCGGCGGACTGTTCGCCCTCCTCGACGATGTCGCCGCGCTCGCGCGCATCGCAGCAGCCAGCGTGGACGACGTCGGCGCTGCCGCGGGTCGGGCCAGCGCCAAGGCCGCCGGCGTCGTGGTCGACGACACCGCCGTGACCCCGCAGTACCTCCACGGGTCGGCCGCGGAGCGCGAGCTGCCGATCATCAAGCAGATCGCCATCGGCTCGCTGCGCAACAAGCTGCTCTTCATCCTTCCCGCAGCGGTGCTGCTCGGGCAGTTCCTCCCGTGGTTGCTGCCGGTGATCCTGATCTTCGGTGGTGGCTTCCTCGCCTACGAGGGCGCCCACAAGGTGCACGAGCGCCTCACCGGGCACTCCACCGAGGCCGAGGAGGACGTGTCGGAGGCCGGGGAGTTCACCCCCGAGCACGAGAAGCGCACCATCGCCAACGCCGTGCGCACCGACTTCATCCTCAGTGCCGAGATCATGGTGATCGCGCTCAAGGAGGTCGTCAGCTCCGACCCCGACGCGAGCATCTGGATGCGCGCCATCGTGCTCGCGGTCGTCGCGGTGCTGATCACCGTCCTGGTCTATGGCGTCGTGGCGCTGATCGTGAAGATGGACGACGTCGGCCTCGCCCTGTCCAAGCGCGACTCCCGGGCCTCCCAGCGGATCGGCCACGGGATGGTCGGCTTCATGCCGAAGCTGCTGGCCGGCATCTCCCTCATCGGCACGCTGGCCATGCTCTGGGTCGGTGGCCACATCTTCCTCGTCAGCCTCTACGAGATCGGCGGTCACGACGGCCTGCTCGAGGGCACGGCACTCGGCGACGCCCTGCACGCGCCGTACGACCTCCTGCACCACTGGGAGGAGGACGTGCACCACGCGATCGGCGGGGCGCTGGGAAGCCTCGTCGGGTGGCTGCTCAACACCCTGGTCTCCGCCCTCGTCGGCCTCGTCGTCGGGTTCGTCGTGCTGTACGCCCTGCGCGTGTTCGGCATCGGTGCTCACGGCGACGAGCACGGCAGCGAGCACGGCAGCGAGCACGGCAGCGAGCACGCCAGCGAGCACGGCGGTGAGGACGTCACCGAGCGCGGCGGCGAGCACGGTGCGGACCACGTCCCGACGGGCTCCGAGGGGCGTGGCGGCGCGACCGGATCGACCCCCGCCGACCCGCCCCCCGAGGATTCTCCGAATCGCTGA
- a CDS encoding GNAT family N-acetyltransferase, producing MTDAPSYDTRLLTPETWADFAALVEANNGVWGGCWCIGFHPEGLAGTAEDHRIAKRAHTDRGTVHQVLVYDGSDAVGWCQFGTPDELPHIKNAKAYEADLAALPEWRIGCIFTGSKHRGKGVARAAVSAVLAEIAAAGGGVVEAYPEQVVDRKPQRGAYLHTGPESLYEELGFVRDRRIAKWRWVMRRTVEA from the coding sequence ATGACCGACGCGCCGTCGTACGACACCAGGCTCCTCACCCCGGAGACCTGGGCCGACTTCGCGGCCCTCGTCGAGGCCAACAACGGCGTGTGGGGCGGGTGCTGGTGCATCGGCTTCCACCCCGAGGGCCTGGCCGGGACCGCCGAGGACCACCGGATCGCCAAGCGGGCGCACACCGACAGGGGCACCGTGCACCAGGTGCTGGTGTACGACGGCAGCGACGCGGTCGGGTGGTGCCAGTTCGGCACCCCGGACGAGCTCCCCCACATCAAGAACGCCAAGGCCTACGAGGCGGACCTCGCAGCCCTGCCGGAGTGGCGGATCGGCTGCATCTTCACCGGCAGCAAGCACCGCGGGAAGGGCGTCGCGCGGGCCGCTGTGTCGGCTGTCCTCGCGGAGATCGCCGCGGCCGGCGGGGGCGTGGTCGAGGCCTACCCGGAGCAGGTCGTCGACCGGAAGCCGCAGCGCGGCGCCTACCTGCACACCGGACCGGAGTCGCTCTACGAGGAGCTCGGCTTCGTCCGTGACCGCAGGATCGCCAAGTGGCGCTGGGTGATGCGCCGCACCGTGGAGGCCTGA
- a CDS encoding GNAT family N-acetyltransferase: MASVDVLRRMRADDVPAVMEVQEPTSVAGLSGVFPQDTHPFPREVLAGRWREEIDDPTIECFVIERAGAVAGFAALADDEVKHFGVALEEWGSGLASAAHDELLARMAAAGVTRPWLRCYAANPRGRSFWEKHGWVETGERSRGPMPPHAELLTYAYDPDSSGTGTTVAS, encoded by the coding sequence ATGGCCTCCGTGGACGTGCTGCGCCGGATGCGCGCCGACGACGTACCCGCCGTGATGGAGGTCCAGGAGCCCACCTCGGTCGCCGGGCTCTCGGGGGTGTTCCCGCAGGACACCCATCCCTTCCCGCGCGAGGTGCTGGCCGGGCGGTGGCGCGAGGAGATCGACGACCCGACGATCGAGTGCTTCGTGATCGAGCGAGCGGGTGCCGTCGCCGGCTTCGCGGCGCTGGCCGACGACGAGGTGAAGCACTTCGGCGTCGCCCTCGAGGAGTGGGGGAGCGGGCTGGCGTCCGCGGCCCATGACGAGCTGCTCGCCCGGATGGCGGCCGCCGGCGTCACGCGACCGTGGCTCCGCTGCTACGCGGCCAACCCCCGTGGGCGCTCCTTCTGGGAGAAGCACGGGTGGGTCGAGACCGGTGAGCGCAGCCGCGGCCCGATGCCGCCGCACGCCGAGCTGCTGACCTACGCCTACGACCCTGATTCGTCCGGAACCGGCACCACAGTGGCGTCATGA
- a CDS encoding cysteine hydrolase family protein yields the protein MSTPPLPGPLDTADHAWLVEEREYARHEARRGRRHAFEHLDPRRTALVVVDVVPFFVRESAYVRGIVPRVDRLASALRSAGGVVAWVVPGYAPPSAKDREFFGDEVADRYARSGGDGPPRSRVDPSLDVAPDDLVVEKTARSAYSPGSSDLPALLDARDVDTLVVAGTVTNVCVEDTVRDASTAGLRVILVADACAAMRDQDHNATLHVVHRSYGDVRPTVEVLDLIAGR from the coding sequence ATGTCGACACCACCGCTCCCGGGCCCGCTGGACACGGCCGACCACGCCTGGCTCGTCGAGGAGCGGGAGTACGCCCGGCACGAGGCCCGGCGCGGCCGGCGACACGCCTTCGAGCACCTCGACCCACGACGCACCGCGCTCGTGGTGGTCGACGTGGTGCCGTTCTTCGTCCGCGAGTCGGCGTACGTCCGCGGGATCGTGCCGCGCGTCGATCGGCTCGCCTCCGCTCTCCGCTCGGCGGGAGGTGTGGTCGCGTGGGTGGTGCCCGGCTACGCGCCGCCGAGCGCCAAGGACCGCGAGTTCTTCGGCGACGAGGTGGCCGATCGCTACGCCCGGTCCGGTGGCGACGGTCCTCCGAGGTCGCGCGTGGACCCCTCGCTCGACGTCGCCCCGGACGACCTGGTCGTGGAGAAGACCGCGCGGAGTGCGTACTCCCCCGGATCCTCCGACCTCCCCGCCCTTCTCGATGCTCGCGACGTCGACACGCTCGTGGTGGCGGGGACCGTCACCAACGTCTGCGTCGAGGACACCGTGCGCGATGCCAGCACCGCCGGCCTGCGCGTCATCCTCGTCGCCGACGCGTGTGCGGCGATGCGCGACCAGGACCACAACGCCACCCTCCACGTGGTCCACCGCTCCTATGGCGACGTACGGCCGACGGTCGAGGTGCTCGACCTGATCGCCGGGCGCTAG
- a CDS encoding HIT domain-containing protein has translation MSDVGTYDGDDFYCDVAIPRAVPLEVVHEDDLVLAYHHTRPFWPVHLVAVPKQHIASFTTIAASDEAHVRALLAVVQQLARRVEEEHGAAAVLTNLGAYQDSKHLHVHVHSGAQLRA, from the coding sequence GTGAGCGACGTGGGGACCTACGACGGCGACGACTTCTACTGCGACGTGGCGATCCCGCGGGCCGTCCCGCTGGAGGTGGTCCACGAGGACGACCTGGTGCTCGCCTACCACCACACCCGGCCGTTCTGGCCGGTCCACCTCGTGGCAGTCCCCAAGCAGCACATCGCCTCGTTCACCACGATCGCGGCGTCCGACGAGGCGCACGTCCGGGCACTCCTCGCGGTCGTCCAGCAGCTCGCCCGCCGGGTCGAGGAGGAGCACGGAGCAGCCGCCGTCCTGACCAACCTCGGCGCCTACCAGGACTCCAAGCACCTCCACGTCCACGTGCACTCGGGTGCGCAGCTCCGCGCCTGA
- a CDS encoding nuclear transport factor 2 family protein codes for MDARALITRLAGLIDAHDWEALPGVLHRDFRCRLVHTGEVFDREEWVRFNADYPGFERMHVEDVVVEGDRGVLRARVTGKGGTGEALEFAVASFATARDGLLVELVEVWADVDQQPPEGTRP; via the coding sequence ATGGACGCGCGCGCACTGATCACCCGACTTGCCGGGCTCATCGACGCCCACGACTGGGAGGCGCTGCCCGGCGTGCTGCACCGCGACTTCCGGTGTCGGTTGGTGCACACCGGCGAGGTCTTCGACCGGGAGGAGTGGGTGCGGTTCAACGCCGACTACCCCGGCTTCGAGCGGATGCACGTCGAGGACGTGGTGGTCGAGGGAGATCGTGGGGTGCTGCGGGCGCGGGTGACCGGGAAGGGCGGCACGGGCGAGGCGCTCGAGTTCGCCGTGGCGAGCTTCGCGACCGCGCGCGACGGCCTCCTCGTCGAGCTGGTCGAGGTCTGGGCCGACGTCGACCAGCAGCCACCCGAGGGCACCCGGCCCTGA
- a CDS encoding SIS domain-containing protein — MATWFDEARLDDAGVLETVDLRLRTLAESGARVRREAHEAAAATAEAIARGRDEARPRAVIAAGPDSRLLRAVLEPWCPVPFVAWPNPGLPGWAGSLDLVVMLAPEGNDHGSASAVAEAVRRGAQVVVACPERSLVGEHAAGRHVTVLPTVTGDQLATAVVVLDYLAHVHLGPRADAESVAESLDRVAESCSPHRDLAVNPAKMLAIAMADTNPLVWGGSVLAARAARRLTESLRRTSGRSAIAGDAEHLLPVIEATKPHDLFADPFADEPADLRPLLLILDDRSDDPVVRAQTGELKAAAARHGVRVEVLETDAGDEVARYASLLLTGTYAAEYLRVGLVED; from the coding sequence GTGGCGACGTGGTTCGACGAGGCCCGGCTGGACGACGCCGGGGTGCTGGAGACGGTCGACCTCCGGCTGCGCACGCTCGCCGAGAGCGGTGCCCGGGTGCGCCGGGAGGCCCACGAGGCCGCAGCGGCGACCGCGGAGGCCATCGCTCGCGGTCGCGACGAGGCCCGTCCCCGCGCGGTGATCGCCGCGGGGCCCGACTCGAGGCTGCTCCGCGCGGTGCTCGAGCCCTGGTGTCCGGTGCCGTTCGTGGCGTGGCCCAACCCGGGGCTCCCCGGATGGGCGGGGTCGCTCGACCTCGTCGTCATGCTGGCGCCCGAGGGCAACGACCACGGGTCGGCGTCGGCCGTCGCCGAGGCCGTACGCCGTGGGGCGCAGGTCGTGGTCGCGTGCCCCGAGCGCTCGCTCGTGGGCGAGCACGCCGCCGGGCGGCACGTGACGGTGCTGCCGACGGTGACGGGCGACCAGCTCGCGACCGCCGTGGTCGTCCTCGACTACCTCGCCCACGTCCACCTCGGTCCGCGCGCCGACGCCGAGTCGGTGGCCGAGTCCCTCGACCGGGTCGCCGAGAGCTGCTCGCCGCACCGCGACCTCGCGGTCAATCCCGCCAAGATGCTGGCGATCGCGATGGCCGACACGAACCCGCTCGTCTGGGGCGGCTCGGTCCTCGCGGCCCGCGCGGCCCGGCGGCTGACCGAGTCGCTGCGTCGCACCAGCGGCCGGTCGGCGATCGCCGGTGACGCCGAGCACCTGCTGCCCGTCATCGAGGCCACCAAGCCGCACGACCTGTTCGCCGACCCGTTCGCCGACGAGCCCGCCGACCTGCGTCCGCTGCTGCTGATCCTCGACGACCGGTCCGACGACCCGGTCGTCCGCGCGCAGACCGGCGAGCTCAAGGCAGCCGCTGCGCGCCACGGCGTACGGGTCGAGGTGCTCGAGACCGACGCCGGCGACGAGGTCGCGCGCTACGCATCGCTGCTGCTCACCGGCACCTACGCCGCGGAGTACCTCCGCGTCGGCCTCGTCGAGGACTGA
- a CDS encoding Trm112 family protein, with the protein MNIDQQLLSIIVCPACHGELAPASDGVEELVCQGCGNAYPVRDDIPVLLVDEARKPA; encoded by the coding sequence GTGAACATCGACCAGCAGCTGCTGAGCATCATCGTCTGCCCGGCCTGCCACGGCGAGCTGGCACCCGCGTCCGACGGCGTCGAGGAGCTCGTGTGCCAGGGCTGCGGCAACGCCTACCCGGTCCGCGACGACATCCCGGTGCTGCTGGTCGACGAGGCCCGCAAGCCCGCCTGA